In Candidatus Dependentiae bacterium, a genomic segment contains:
- a CDS encoding alkaline phosphatase family protein, protein MKRIQKLILCTSILFIQCNLVNAERTPNLVIIFVVDQFAYRTMQKLQKYMEGGIKFLLRNGLNFTNAYHPHAMPATATGHTALNTGTFAKEHGIIGNRWFDTNGISIKCDDDHAEHAAVFGPTGPYTYGKSAKNIMVDGISDQIILASQPHAPKMVFSISLKSRAAIACAGKLGKALWFDEESGNFTSSKAYFNTLPEWVTVFNNNKNIGGIRKIHWPYALRPNHPAYRFTHEKDYRFTAGKQLVGKTIPVGKEYEHFQQTPEAMQLTLDCAKKCIDIHYRRTESSTLVVWISLSTPDKIGHNYGQESLELIDCLYHLDKQLKSFMHWVSTKTNERLTLYALTADHGAAPIPELMKERGIHHAHRFVYSKEVKKLNEHIKQHFGIEKLIYDFKSPCFFLNEKKLHALKRSDKKRLIKEIKDFLLEQPAIKQVWTRDELENPAYACTDIAALFKNQIYPKRSGYIFIQPYPYSFASEYPNGAAHRSPYEYDTHVPLVLYQRNKIGNRTINDKVYTTQFANTLAHILEVPKPSASTFNMLPGIVNECTIGCY, encoded by the coding sequence ATGAAGCGTATACAAAAACTTATCCTCTGCACAAGCATACTTTTTATACAGTGTAACCTAGTCAACGCAGAACGAACACCAAATTTAGTAATCATTTTTGTAGTTGACCAATTTGCTTACCGTACTATGCAAAAACTACAAAAATATATGGAAGGTGGTATAAAATTTTTACTCAGAAATGGTTTAAACTTTACTAATGCATATCATCCACATGCAATGCCCGCAACGGCAACCGGACATACCGCGCTCAATACTGGTACCTTTGCAAAAGAGCACGGAATCATTGGCAACCGCTGGTTTGATACAAACGGCATAAGTATAAAATGTGATGATGACCATGCAGAACATGCGGCAGTGTTCGGCCCAACTGGCCCCTATACATATGGAAAATCCGCAAAAAACATAATGGTCGATGGTATTTCTGATCAAATTATACTCGCCTCGCAACCACATGCTCCTAAAATGGTATTTTCAATTTCACTCAAAAGTCGTGCTGCCATTGCTTGTGCTGGTAAACTTGGCAAAGCATTATGGTTTGATGAAGAAAGCGGTAACTTCACCTCAAGTAAAGCATATTTTAATACATTACCAGAATGGGTAACCGTGTTTAATAACAATAAAAACATTGGAGGAATCAGAAAAATACATTGGCCATATGCATTACGACCAAATCATCCAGCATATCGCTTTACCCACGAAAAAGATTATCGATTTACTGCCGGTAAACAGTTGGTAGGCAAAACAATACCAGTTGGTAAAGAGTATGAGCATTTCCAGCAAACACCAGAAGCAATGCAACTAACGCTTGATTGTGCAAAAAAATGTATCGATATACATTATCGCCGCACAGAAAGTAGCACGCTCGTTGTGTGGATTAGCCTTAGCACACCTGACAAAATTGGTCATAACTATGGACAGGAAAGTTTAGAACTTATTGACTGCCTCTATCATCTTGATAAACAACTCAAATCTTTTATGCATTGGGTTTCTACAAAAACAAATGAGCGCTTAACATTATATGCACTCACAGCTGATCATGGAGCAGCACCAATACCTGAATTAATGAAAGAGCGCGGCATACACCATGCTCATAGATTTGTCTATTCAAAAGAAGTTAAAAAACTTAATGAACACATTAAACAACACTTTGGCATAGAAAAATTAATATATGATTTCAAATCGCCTTGCTTTTTTTTAAATGAAAAAAAACTCCACGCCCTAAAACGAAGCGATAAAAAAAGACTTATCAAGGAAATTAAAGATTTTTTACTCGAGCAACCAGCAATTAAACAAGTCTGGACACGCGATGAATTAGAAAATCCTGCATATGCATGCACCGATATTGCAGCACTCTTTAAAAACCAAATATATCCAAAAAGAAGTGGCTATATTTTTATTCAACCATACCCATATAGCTTTGCGAGCGAATATCCCAATGGCGCTGCACATCGCAGCCCATATGAATACGATACGCATGTCCCACTCGTTCTATATCAGCGAAACAAAATTGGCAATCGTACTATCAACGATAAAGTATATACAACCCAATTTGCCAACACACTTGCACATATTTTAGAAGTGCCAAAACCTTCTGCATCAACCTTTAATATGCTTCCAGGCATTGTTAATGAATGTACTATAGGCTGTTATTAA
- a CDS encoding NUDIX domain-containing protein — protein sequence MKYFHIVSLLILIYTSVQCTHIEKKPDHLPFCQDEYAGAHIEITSADDITKIKNTLNLLLARTGMRAIWLKLPLTLGQHVLYIKECGFETHHIDQTYISFVYKNGVDIPPHGMANLGAGGLVIKKDNDGNVYVLLTKPISRNTGFEVPGGGVELAENPEHAAKREVEEETGIIADILCPLGIVYRTNVYQGISTAHIYYLMQYKRGEIEEQSDEVRSTQWYNINHLWQDIKNGHVVLRQEVKQVFAVYLGKQKQNRIEQTDYRQHNKPPEKQNQGDTMHMYFFNTPHEEEK from the coding sequence ATGAAATATTTTCATATAGTATCATTACTTATTCTTATATACACATCAGTACAATGTACCCATATAGAAAAAAAACCTGATCATCTACCTTTTTGCCAAGATGAATATGCTGGTGCACACATAGAGATAACATCAGCAGATGATATTACTAAAATAAAAAACACGCTCAATCTTTTGCTTGCAAGAACCGGCATGCGTGCAATATGGCTGAAACTACCACTCACGCTTGGCCAACACGTACTGTACATCAAGGAATGTGGTTTTGAAACACATCACATTGATCAAACATATATTAGTTTTGTATATAAAAACGGTGTTGATATACCGCCACACGGCATGGCAAACCTTGGCGCAGGTGGTTTGGTAATAAAAAAAGATAATGACGGTAATGTGTATGTTTTGCTCACCAAACCAATTAGTCGCAACACAGGCTTTGAAGTTCCAGGTGGTGGCGTTGAACTTGCAGAAAATCCCGAACATGCAGCAAAACGTGAAGTCGAAGAAGAAACAGGTATTATAGCAGATATTCTTTGCCCATTAGGAATTGTTTATAGAACTAATGTTTATCAAGGAATCAGTACTGCACACATTTATTATCTTATGCAATACAAGCGTGGCGAGATTGAAGAACAATCAGACGAAGTACGCAGTACGCAGTGGTATAACATTAATCACTTATGGCAGGATATAAAAAATGGTCATGTTGTCCTACGCCAAGAAGTAAAACAGGTATTCGCTGTATACCTGGGCAAACAAAAACAAAATCGCATTGAGCAAACCGATTATCGCCAGCATAACAAACCACCAGAAAAACAAAATCAAGGCGACACAATGCATATGTATTTTTTTAACACCCCACACGAAGAAGAAAAGTAA
- a CDS encoding Zn-dependent oligopeptidase: MSFHERLFFTFIVAVFFSAGMYCLQFDHHQPVLQEKSIIIEVKMLKDLIRLFPTSPQEIKDWVVQSKEEIHAIIDKIITIPDDKRTFQNTVKALDDIDLTGSNIVGSAVQILEMVSPDKEIRDAAHDAVIELQAFLVEHLSNNKVLYNAFKSYADGNAKNEQLTREHRYFLDEALRDWKRAGLELPDKQLAEVKELRKELAKLASEFDRNIAEDTPIITAKKDELAGLNDAFFAGIEQSEDGAYILPLNYPVYFAIVDECTVADTRKRAYKAFVNRAYPKNKDILQCIIARRFELAHKLGFSSYAELDLASQMVGSPQRAQQFMDELLEKVQIKGRKELATILSDLPESVIPTQDGRLNPWDTRFATKQYKKKHFNIDEQEIAQYFPMEKTIEGLFEVYKKFFSIDFKQITISGLWHSDVKGVEVLDKQGNTLGYLLLDLYPRPFKFSHACHAGIIPSTYIDGKPNIPAGLVIANFSKPTEDKPALLKKDQVSTFFHEFGHALHALLGRTTLAGHAGTKVKTDFVELPSQILEEWLLDKDILKMVSSHYQTGESLPDDLIDSIIAVKNFSVGNWALAQLYYANISLTYFNGDALIDLKKCMNQLHEKVIVDTAIDPDNHFYCNFGHLTGYGAKYYGYLWSKVFAKDIFDQVKKHGLLNSEVGQKYVAAVLSKGGSKDPNELLRDFLGREPNQDAFLSDLGLR; this comes from the coding sequence ATGTCATTTCATGAAAGATTGTTTTTTACGTTTATTGTTGCGGTTTTTTTTTCTGCTGGTATGTATTGCCTACAATTTGACCATCACCAGCCAGTTTTACAAGAAAAATCAATTATTATTGAGGTCAAAATGCTGAAAGATTTGATACGATTATTTCCCACATCACCACAAGAAATTAAAGATTGGGTTGTTCAATCAAAAGAAGAAATACATGCTATTATAGATAAGATTATTACTATTCCTGACGATAAACGTACTTTCCAGAATACAGTTAAAGCATTAGATGATATTGATTTGACCGGAAGTAATATTGTTGGTAGCGCAGTGCAAATTTTAGAAATGGTAAGCCCGGATAAAGAAATTCGAGATGCGGCACATGATGCAGTTATTGAACTGCAAGCGTTTTTAGTGGAGCACTTGAGCAATAACAAAGTGTTATACAATGCATTTAAATCATATGCAGATGGCAATGCAAAAAATGAGCAGCTTACACGAGAGCATCGATATTTTCTTGATGAAGCATTAAGAGATTGGAAGCGAGCAGGGCTTGAGCTTCCTGACAAACAGTTAGCTGAAGTTAAAGAATTGAGAAAAGAACTTGCGAAGCTTGCCTCAGAATTTGATAGAAATATTGCAGAAGATACACCAATTATTACAGCAAAAAAAGATGAATTGGCTGGTTTGAATGATGCCTTTTTTGCTGGTATTGAACAAAGTGAAGACGGTGCATATATTTTACCGCTTAACTATCCTGTATATTTTGCTATTGTAGATGAATGTACTGTTGCCGATACACGCAAACGTGCGTACAAAGCGTTTGTTAATCGAGCGTATCCAAAAAATAAAGATATATTGCAATGTATTATCGCAAGGCGTTTTGAACTTGCACACAAGCTTGGTTTTAGCAGTTATGCAGAGCTTGATTTGGCAAGTCAGATGGTTGGTAGCCCACAACGAGCACAACAATTTATGGACGAATTGTTAGAGAAAGTGCAAATAAAAGGGCGCAAAGAACTAGCAACGATATTGAGTGATTTACCAGAATCAGTTATACCAACACAAGACGGGCGCTTGAATCCGTGGGATACACGTTTTGCGACAAAACAATATAAGAAAAAACATTTTAATATTGATGAGCAAGAAATTGCTCAATATTTTCCTATGGAAAAAACCATAGAGGGATTGTTTGAGGTATACAAAAAGTTTTTTAGTATTGACTTCAAACAAATTACTATTTCTGGTTTATGGCATTCTGATGTAAAAGGGGTGGAAGTATTAGATAAGCAGGGTAATACGCTGGGTTATTTATTACTTGATTTGTATCCACGACCATTCAAGTTTTCTCATGCGTGCCATGCAGGTATTATACCTTCTACATATATAGATGGTAAACCAAATATTCCTGCTGGTTTGGTAATTGCAAATTTTAGTAAGCCAACTGAAGATAAACCTGCATTGCTTAAAAAAGATCAGGTAAGTACGTTTTTTCATGAATTTGGACATGCGCTTCATGCATTATTGGGTAGGACAACACTAGCCGGCCATGCTGGAACAAAAGTGAAAACTGATTTTGTTGAATTACCATCTCAAATTCTTGAAGAGTGGCTCCTTGATAAAGATATTTTAAAAATGGTCAGTAGCCATTATCAAACGGGTGAATCTTTGCCAGACGATTTGATAGATAGCATTATTGCAGTTAAGAATTTTTCTGTTGGCAATTGGGCACTGGCGCAGCTTTATTATGCAAATATATCGCTTACTTACTTTAATGGTGATGCTTTGATTGATTTGAAAAAGTGCATGAACCAGTTGCACGAAAAAGTTATCGTTGATACTGCTATCGATCCTGATAACCATTTTTATTGTAATTTCGGTCATTTGACTGGATATGGTGCAAAATATTATGGCTATCTGTGGTCAAAAGTATTTGCGAAAGATATTTTTGATCAAGTCAAAAAACATGGATTACTCAATTCTGAAGTTGGCCAAAAGTATGTGGCAGCTGTATTGAGCAAGGGTGGCAGTAAAGATCCAAATGAATTACTCAGAGATTTCTTAGGCCGTGAACCGAATCAAGACGCATTCTTGAGTGATTTGGGATTAAGATAG